The following proteins are co-located in the Noviherbaspirillum sp. UKPF54 genome:
- the merP gene encoding mercury resistance system periplasmic binding protein MerP yields MPKLLLSSLFAALLSLPQFALATSRTVSLNVPTMDCATCPITIKAALLKVPGVTQAKVSYERREAVVVFDDSKTGVDELKKATSDAGYPSMLKSAPK; encoded by the coding sequence ATGCCGAAACTCCTGCTTTCCTCTTTGTTCGCGGCCCTGCTGTCGCTTCCCCAGTTTGCGCTGGCAACCTCCCGCACCGTGTCGCTGAATGTGCCGACCATGGATTGCGCCACTTGTCCGATCACCATCAAGGCGGCCTTGCTCAAGGTGCCGGGCGTGACGCAAGCGAAGGTAAGCTACGAGCGGCGCGAGGCGGTCGTCGTCTTCGACGACAGCAAGACCGGCGTCGACGAGCTGAAGAAAGCCACGTCGGACGCCGGTTATCCGTCGATGCTGAAGAGCGCACCGAAATAA
- a CDS encoding HDOD domain-containing protein — protein sequence MNPATAPVQGKPIYSSHPLPVHINIMKKLLHRLFGRTPEHLPDPDLPDAPMTVLALDAPPAPDRTINVDTLFFPWLMGMAEGEVRDLNEEESRRLRALKRVADSDSPATVELVPRLPAVVPMLLRTLREQNVSNTQLAQQISQDAVLVAAVLRQVNSSYFRRGKPVHNIEEALAVIGQNGLRMLVAGVAFKPLFSAGLGHCTSVGAPRLWELSSSYAVACRCFAARLRVDPFEAFLAGLLQHAGIVVALRVLDQAEAGPPGELRSLAFHASFAHYARRLARVVGHHWEFPQRVVAAVDPIAAPGGADALSRVLILAGKTARIRLLVKKGLLQEDEVEACLDGDEVAACLDCYRQLREAEEQDVESAAP from the coding sequence ATGAATCCGGCAACCGCGCCGGTGCAGGGAAAGCCGATATACTCGAGCCATCCGCTGCCAGTTCACATCAACATCATGAAGAAGTTGTTGCATCGCCTGTTCGGGCGTACGCCGGAGCACTTGCCGGACCCGGATCTTCCGGATGCCCCCATGACGGTTCTGGCGCTCGATGCGCCGCCCGCGCCGGACCGGACGATCAACGTCGATACCCTGTTCTTCCCGTGGCTGATGGGCATGGCCGAAGGAGAGGTGCGCGACCTGAACGAAGAGGAAAGCCGCCGGCTGAGGGCGCTCAAGCGCGTGGCCGACAGCGACAGCCCGGCCACCGTCGAGCTCGTTCCGCGCCTGCCCGCGGTGGTTCCCATGCTGCTCAGGACCTTGCGCGAGCAAAACGTTTCCAACACTCAGCTGGCGCAGCAGATCTCCCAGGATGCGGTGCTGGTCGCGGCGGTGCTCAGGCAGGTCAACAGTTCCTATTTCCGCCGGGGCAAGCCAGTGCACAACATCGAGGAAGCGCTCGCCGTGATCGGCCAGAATGGCTTGCGCATGCTGGTGGCGGGCGTCGCCTTCAAGCCCCTGTTCAGCGCCGGGCTCGGGCATTGTACGAGCGTGGGCGCGCCACGCCTGTGGGAATTGTCGTCGTCCTACGCCGTAGCGTGCCGTTGCTTCGCGGCACGTTTGCGCGTCGATCCGTTCGAAGCCTTTCTCGCGGGTCTGTTGCAGCATGCCGGCATCGTGGTCGCCCTGCGCGTGCTGGACCAGGCCGAGGCCGGACCGCCGGGCGAGCTGCGCTCGCTCGCATTTCATGCTTCGTTCGCCCATTACGCGCGGCGTCTGGCGAGAGTCGTGGGACACCACTGGGAATTCCCGCAGCGGGTGGTCGCTGCGGTCGATCCGATAGCCGCACCGGGCGGCGCCGATGCACTGTCGCGGGTGCTGATCCTGGCCGGCAAGACCGCCAGAATCAGGCTGCTCGTCAAGAAAGGCTTGCTCCAGGAAGACGAAGTGGAGGCATGCCTGGATGGCGACGAGGTGGCTGCCTGCCTGGATTGCTACCGCCAGCTGCGCGAAGCCGAGGAGCAGGATGTCGAATCGGCTGCGCCTTAA
- a CDS encoding thiamine pyrophosphate-requiring protein: MEATVGDFLLKRLSEWGVKRVFGYPGDGINGIIGAFGRTDAIEFVQARHEELAAFMATAHAKFTGDVGVCLATSGPGAIHLLNGLYDAKMDHQPVVAIVGQQKRMALGGDYQQEVDLISLFKDVAHEFVHMATTPEQVRHLVDRAVRIARDQRTVTCIIFPNDLQEMEAVETPPRVHGSVHSGIGLTGRRIVPGQADLLAAADVLNAGKKVAMLVGAGALDATDEIIEVADRLGAGVAKALLGKAAVPDDLPFVTGSIGLLGTKPSWDLMNECDTLLMVGSSFPYSEFLPKEGQARGVQIDIDGRMLNLRYPMEVGLIGDSRETLRALIPNLQRKADRTWRDQVEQNVDRWWRVLEARAMNEAHPINPQRVFWELSPRLPDNCILTCDSGSAANWYARDLKIRRGMMASLSGGLATMGPGVPYAIGAKYAHPNRHVIAMVGDGAMQMNGINGLITISKVWRDWVKSGGDPRLTIMVLNNSDLNQVTWEQRVMAGDPKFEASQSLPKFPYAAYADLLGLGGIRVERPQDIGPAWDRALSATVPTVVEMVTDPDVPPLPPHIEAKQARHYLKALWQRDPDALDTVIASFKEAWDGLFPPNKQGK, encoded by the coding sequence ATGGAAGCGACAGTCGGAGACTTTCTCCTGAAACGCCTGTCCGAATGGGGAGTCAAGCGCGTGTTCGGCTACCCCGGCGATGGCATCAACGGCATCATCGGCGCCTTCGGCCGTACCGACGCGATCGAGTTCGTGCAGGCGCGGCACGAGGAACTGGCCGCCTTCATGGCGACCGCGCATGCCAAGTTCACCGGCGACGTCGGCGTCTGCCTGGCGACTTCCGGCCCTGGCGCGATTCACCTGCTCAACGGCTTGTACGATGCCAAGATGGACCACCAGCCGGTAGTGGCCATCGTCGGCCAGCAAAAGCGCATGGCGCTGGGCGGCGATTACCAGCAGGAAGTCGACCTGATTTCGCTGTTCAAGGATGTCGCGCATGAATTCGTGCACATGGCGACCACGCCGGAGCAGGTGCGCCACCTGGTCGACCGCGCGGTGCGCATTGCGCGCGACCAGCGCACCGTCACCTGCATCATCTTCCCCAACGACTTGCAGGAAATGGAAGCGGTGGAAACGCCGCCGCGCGTGCACGGCAGCGTGCATTCCGGCATCGGCCTGACCGGGCGGCGCATCGTGCCCGGGCAGGCCGACCTGCTGGCGGCAGCCGATGTGCTCAATGCAGGCAAGAAAGTGGCGATGCTGGTCGGCGCCGGCGCGCTCGACGCCACCGATGAAATCATTGAAGTTGCGGACCGACTCGGCGCCGGCGTGGCCAAGGCGCTGCTGGGCAAGGCGGCGGTGCCGGACGACCTGCCCTTCGTCACCGGATCGATCGGCTTGCTTGGCACCAAGCCGAGCTGGGATTTGATGAACGAGTGCGACACCTTGCTGATGGTGGGGTCGAGCTTCCCCTACTCCGAGTTCCTGCCCAAGGAAGGCCAGGCGCGCGGCGTGCAGATCGACATCGACGGGCGCATGCTGAACCTGCGCTATCCGATGGAAGTCGGGCTGATCGGCGACAGCCGCGAAACCCTGCGCGCGCTCATTCCCAACCTGCAGCGCAAGGCCGACCGCACCTGGCGCGACCAGGTCGAGCAGAACGTCGACCGCTGGTGGCGCGTGCTGGAAGCGCGCGCGATGAACGAGGCCCATCCGATCAATCCGCAGCGCGTGTTCTGGGAACTGTCGCCGCGCCTGCCGGACAACTGCATCCTGACCTGCGACTCCGGGTCGGCGGCCAACTGGTATGCGCGCGACCTGAAGATCAGGCGGGGCATGATGGCTTCGCTGTCGGGCGGGCTGGCGACCATGGGGCCGGGGGTGCCGTACGCGATCGGCGCCAAGTATGCCCATCCGAACCGGCATGTGATCGCGATGGTCGGCGACGGCGCGATGCAGATGAACGGCATCAATGGCCTGATCACGATTTCCAAGGTCTGGCGCGACTGGGTCAAGAGCGGCGGCGACCCTCGCCTGACCATCATGGTGCTCAACAACAGCGACCTGAACCAAGTGACCTGGGAACAGCGCGTGATGGCGGGCGATCCCAAGTTCGAGGCTTCGCAGTCGCTGCCGAAATTCCCGTACGCGGCCTACGCCGACCTGCTCGGGCTGGGCGGCATCCGCGTCGAGCGGCCGCAGGATATCGGTCCGGCCTGGGACCGCGCTCTGTCGGCGACGGTGCCGACCGTGGTCGAGATGGTAACCGACCCCGACGTGCCGCCGCTGCCTCCGCATATCGAAGCCAAGCAGGCGCGGCATTACCTGAAGGCGCTGTGGCAGCGCGACCCCGACGCGCTCGACACGGTCATCGCATCGTTCAAGGAAGCCTGGGACGGATTGTTCCCGCCGAATAAGCAAGGCAAGTAA
- the ybaL gene encoding YbaL family putative K(+) efflux transporter, with the protein MTHSIPLITTISTALGLALILGFAAARLKLPALVGYLLAGVIIGPFTPGFVADSNIAGELAEIGVMLLMFGVGLHFSLRDLLEVRKIALPGAVLQIAVATALGAAVATAWGWGLGGALVFGLALSVASTVVLLRALEARGILDSVNGRIAVGWLIVEDLAMVLVLVLLPGLAGWLGGNSSGGDLWASLGLTLLKVSAFIALMLIVGRRAFPMLLWHVARTNSRELFTLCVVAAAVSIAYAAAKLFGVSFALGAFFAGMVLRESEFSHRAAEESLPLREAFAVLFFVSVGMLFDPTVLVRQPLQVLAVIGIIMFGKSIAAAALVLAFRYPLKTALVVSASLAQIGEFSFILAGLGVSLGLLPAEGQSLILAGALISIAANPLMFSLVRPLQAWLRPHSSVSRLLDRSGDPLAELPMSTEEKFLSGQVVLVGYGRVGRRLAACLSENGIPFVVAEQNRELVERLRKQDIAAVVGNAAEPAVLIQAHIARAGMLVIAIPDTFNVRQMIGAARALNPQIEIVVRTHSEEEARMLERESAGAIFLGVNELAKGMGGHVLARFGKNSREAGPARESAPH; encoded by the coding sequence ATGACCCATTCCATTCCGCTGATAACCACGATTTCCACGGCGCTCGGCCTGGCGCTGATTCTCGGATTTGCCGCCGCCCGGCTGAAGCTTCCCGCCCTGGTCGGCTATCTGCTGGCCGGTGTCATCATCGGCCCCTTCACGCCGGGATTCGTTGCCGATTCCAATATTGCGGGCGAACTCGCCGAGATCGGCGTCATGCTGCTGATGTTCGGCGTCGGCTTGCATTTTTCGCTGCGCGACTTGCTGGAAGTGCGCAAGATCGCCTTGCCGGGCGCGGTACTCCAGATCGCCGTGGCGACCGCCTTGGGTGCGGCGGTCGCCACGGCTTGGGGATGGGGGCTGGGCGGGGCGCTGGTGTTCGGCCTGGCATTGTCGGTGGCAAGCACGGTCGTGCTGCTGCGCGCGCTGGAGGCGCGCGGCATCCTCGATTCCGTCAACGGGCGCATCGCCGTCGGCTGGCTGATCGTGGAAGACCTGGCGATGGTGCTGGTGCTGGTGCTGCTGCCGGGCCTTGCGGGTTGGCTCGGCGGTAATTCGTCCGGCGGCGACCTGTGGGCCTCGCTGGGGCTGACCCTGCTCAAAGTATCGGCCTTCATCGCCTTGATGCTGATCGTCGGACGCCGCGCATTCCCGATGCTGCTGTGGCATGTCGCGCGCACCAATTCGCGCGAATTGTTTACCTTGTGCGTGGTGGCGGCAGCCGTCAGCATCGCCTACGCCGCCGCCAAGCTGTTCGGCGTGTCCTTTGCGCTGGGAGCCTTTTTTGCCGGCATGGTGTTGCGCGAGTCCGAATTCAGCCACCGCGCGGCCGAAGAATCGCTGCCGCTGCGCGAGGCGTTTGCCGTCCTGTTCTTCGTCTCGGTGGGCATGCTGTTCGATCCCACGGTGCTGGTCAGGCAGCCGCTGCAGGTACTGGCTGTCATCGGCATCATCATGTTCGGCAAGTCGATCGCCGCCGCCGCGCTGGTCCTGGCCTTCCGTTATCCGCTGAAGACGGCGCTCGTGGTGTCGGCAAGCCTGGCGCAGATCGGCGAGTTTTCCTTTATTCTGGCTGGCCTGGGCGTGAGCCTGGGCCTGCTGCCGGCAGAAGGGCAAAGCCTGATCCTGGCTGGCGCGCTGATTTCGATCGCTGCCAACCCGCTCATGTTTTCGCTGGTACGGCCGCTCCAAGCTTGGCTGCGCCCGCATTCTTCCGTTTCGCGCCTGCTCGACAGGTCCGGCGACCCGCTGGCCGAATTGCCGATGTCGACCGAAGAGAAATTTCTGTCAGGGCAAGTCGTGCTGGTCGGCTACGGCCGCGTCGGGCGCCGCCTCGCGGCTTGCCTGTCTGAAAACGGCATTCCCTTCGTGGTGGCGGAACAGAACCGCGAGCTGGTGGAACGGCTCAGAAAGCAGGACATTGCCGCCGTTGTCGGCAATGCCGCCGAACCGGCGGTGCTGATCCAGGCGCACATCGCGCGTGCCGGCATGCTGGTGATCGCCATTCCCGACACCTTCAACGTCCGCCAGATGATTGGCGCGGCACGCGCCCTGAATCCGCAGATCGAAATCGTGGTCCGCACGCACAGCGAAGAAGAAGCAAGGATGCTGGAAAGGGAATCGGCAGGCGCCATCTTCCTGGGCGTGAACGAACTGGCGAAAGGGATGGGCGGGCACGTGCTGGCCCGGTTCGGAAAGAATTCGCGGGAAGCCGGCCCCGCGCGGGAGTCGGCGCCGCATTGA
- a CDS encoding enolase C-terminal domain-like protein, which yields MSTLHPPEPIVHVGVSAYRIPTDAPESDGTLEWDSTTLVLVRINAGGASGIGYTYADTATAALIRDRLAPLLHGRDALSINARWQDMATAIRNLGRPGICSMAISAVDVALWDLKGKLLNVSLAALLGPARQAIAVYGSGGFTSYSEQRLREQLGGWAQSGIRHVKMKIGREPEHDVARVRAAREAIGVDTGLFVDANGAYTRKQALAFARDFAQHDVTWFEEPVSSDDLSSLRLLRDDGPPGMAISAGEYGYDLPYFRRMLEAQAVDVLQADATRCGGVTGFLGACALCEAWGIPLSSHCAPALHLPLMCAARPGIHLEYFHDHARIEHMLFEGAAVPDNGMLAPEMARPGLGIEFRRQEARCYEV from the coding sequence ATGTCCACGCTGCACCCGCCCGAACCGATCGTGCACGTCGGCGTGTCGGCTTACCGGATTCCCACCGACGCCCCGGAGTCGGATGGCACGCTGGAATGGGATTCCACCACGCTGGTACTGGTGCGCATCAACGCCGGCGGCGCCTCCGGCATCGGCTACACCTATGCCGACACCGCCACCGCCGCCCTGATCCGCGACAGGCTGGCCCCCCTGCTCCACGGGCGCGACGCGCTGTCGATCAACGCGCGCTGGCAAGACATGGCGACGGCGATCCGCAATCTCGGCCGCCCCGGCATCTGTTCGATGGCCATCTCGGCGGTCGACGTCGCGCTGTGGGACTTGAAGGGAAAACTGCTCAACGTCTCGCTGGCGGCGCTGCTGGGGCCGGCGCGGCAGGCGATCGCTGTCTACGGCAGCGGCGGCTTCACCAGCTATTCGGAGCAACGGCTGCGCGAGCAGCTCGGCGGCTGGGCGCAGAGCGGCATACGCCACGTGAAGATGAAGATCGGGCGCGAACCGGAGCATGACGTGGCGCGCGTGCGCGCCGCGCGCGAAGCGATCGGCGTGGATACCGGTCTGTTCGTCGACGCCAATGGCGCCTATACCCGCAAGCAGGCGCTGGCGTTCGCCCGCGACTTCGCGCAGCACGACGTAACCTGGTTCGAGGAACCGGTGTCGTCGGACGACCTGTCCAGCCTGCGCCTGCTGCGCGACGACGGCCCGCCCGGCATGGCCATATCGGCCGGCGAGTACGGCTACGACCTGCCCTATTTCCGGCGCATGCTGGAGGCGCAGGCGGTCGACGTGCTGCAGGCTGACGCCACGCGCTGCGGCGGCGTCACCGGCTTTCTCGGCGCTTGCGCGCTGTGCGAGGCCTGGGGCATCCCACTGTCGAGCCACTGCGCTCCGGCCCTGCACCTGCCGCTGATGTGCGCCGCGCGGCCCGGCATCCATCTCGAATATTTCCACGACCATGCACGCATCGAGCACATGCTGTTCGAAGGCGCGGCCGTGCCGGACAATGGCATGCTGGCGCCGGAGATGGCGCGGCCGGGTCTGGGCATCGAGTTCCGGCGCCAGGAGGCGAGATGTTACGAGGTCTAG
- a CDS encoding transglutaminase-like domain-containing protein, with amino-acid sequence MQNSKPNAITRRSLLKAASGALLAAALPQAALAQQREERRFAPQPGDWRSFEVVTRVDLQKNGVPAKVWVPLPSVETAWQRSLSDEWSGNGKSMRVVTDGRYGAKYLAAEFDGTAPAVLEVRSRVQTRDRATDWEKPAAAHETPDDLRSWLQPTDLMPLDGIVHRTARQIVAGARTDLDKVQRIYDWIIISTYREPKVRGCGVGDIKAMLESGNLSGKCGDINGLFVGLCRAAGVPARDAYGIRLAPSAFGYRELGGNPASLKGAQHCRAEVYLRKHGWVAMDPADVGKVMRLETGTWIKDPDHPVVAPVRKALFGGWEGNWMAYNFAHDVALRGSTTGKIGFFMYPQAEIAGEALDPLEPDAFKYAISARAVTA; translated from the coding sequence TCGGGCGCCTTGCTTGCCGCAGCCCTTCCGCAGGCCGCGCTCGCGCAACAACGGGAGGAAAGACGGTTCGCGCCGCAGCCCGGCGACTGGCGCAGCTTCGAGGTCGTCACCCGCGTCGACCTGCAAAAGAACGGCGTTCCGGCAAAGGTCTGGGTGCCGTTGCCATCGGTCGAAACCGCGTGGCAGCGTTCGCTGTCGGACGAATGGTCCGGCAACGGCAAGTCCATGCGCGTTGTCACCGACGGCCGCTACGGCGCGAAGTATCTTGCCGCCGAATTCGACGGGACGGCGCCGGCGGTGCTGGAAGTGAGGTCGCGCGTGCAGACCCGCGACCGTGCGACCGACTGGGAAAAGCCGGCAGCCGCCCACGAAACGCCGGACGACTTGCGCAGCTGGCTGCAGCCGACCGACCTGATGCCGCTGGACGGCATCGTGCACCGCACCGCGCGGCAAATCGTGGCGGGCGCGCGCACCGACCTCGACAAGGTCCAGCGCATCTACGACTGGATCATCATTTCGACCTATCGCGAGCCCAAGGTGCGCGGCTGCGGCGTGGGCGACATCAAGGCGATGCTGGAATCGGGAAATTTGAGCGGCAAGTGCGGCGACATCAACGGACTGTTCGTGGGACTCTGCCGCGCAGCCGGCGTGCCGGCGCGCGACGCCTACGGCATCAGGCTGGCCCCGAGCGCTTTCGGCTACCGCGAACTGGGCGGCAACCCGGCTTCGCTGAAGGGCGCCCAGCATTGCCGCGCGGAAGTTTATTTGCGCAAGCACGGATGGGTCGCCATGGACCCGGCGGACGTCGGCAAGGTGATGCGCCTCGAAACCGGCACCTGGATCAAGGACCCGGATCACCCGGTGGTCGCGCCCGTCAGGAAGGCACTGTTCGGCGGCTGGGAAGGCAACTGGATGGCATACAATTTTGCCCACGACGTCGCCCTGCGCGGCTCGACGACCGGCAAGATCGGATTCTTCATGTACCCGCAGGCCGAAATCGCGGGCGAAGCGCTCGACCCGCTGGAGCCGGACGCGTTCAAGTACGCAATCAGCGCCCGCGCGGTGACCGCCTGA
- a CDS encoding PaaI family thioesterase, whose protein sequence is MKAFQDYYPDNVAHCYGCGSRNDHGHRIKTYWEGEESVTRYTPEPYHTAIPGYVYGGLLASLIDCHSTGTAAAAMYRAEGREMGTLPPFRFVTGSLHVNYLKPTPLSGELEIRGRVKEIKGRKVVVETTVFADGVATASGEVVAVQMPDSFGA, encoded by the coding sequence ATGAAAGCCTTTCAGGATTACTACCCGGATAATGTCGCCCATTGCTACGGCTGCGGTTCCCGCAACGACCACGGCCATCGCATCAAGACCTACTGGGAGGGCGAGGAATCCGTCACCCGCTACACGCCCGAACCCTATCACACCGCCATTCCGGGTTATGTGTACGGCGGCCTGCTGGCGTCGCTGATCGATTGCCACAGCACCGGCACCGCAGCGGCGGCCATGTATCGCGCCGAGGGGAGGGAAATGGGTACGCTGCCGCCTTTCCGGTTCGTCACCGGATCGCTGCACGTGAACTACCTGAAACCGACGCCGCTGAGCGGCGAGCTGGAAATCCGGGGAAGGGTGAAGGAAATCAAGGGGCGCAAGGTGGTGGTGGAAACCACCGTATTCGCCGACGGCGTCGCGACCGCCAGCGGGGAGGTCGTGGCGGTGCAGATGCCGGACAGTTTCGGCGCCTGA
- a CDS encoding mercuric transporter MerT family protein, protein MPEKLQFMKSSETSSRKNLSARLMAVGVVSALIASSCCVLPLVLVLAGITGAWMTTLTSLRPVTPVFTVLALLALGWAGVLLFRPAGSCSVADGGACETTRPVARLVFLGCAAFVGLLLLFPLLAPIFY, encoded by the coding sequence ATGCCTGAAAAGCTGCAATTCATGAAATCGAGTGAAACTTCATCGCGAAAGAACCTGAGCGCGCGGCTGATGGCCGTGGGCGTCGTGTCGGCGCTCATCGCCTCCAGCTGCTGCGTGCTCCCGCTCGTGCTCGTCCTGGCCGGCATTACCGGCGCATGGATGACCACGCTGACCTCGCTGCGTCCCGTGACGCCGGTGTTTACCGTGCTGGCGCTGCTTGCGCTGGGCTGGGCCGGGGTGCTCCTGTTCCGCCCGGCCGGTTCATGCTCGGTAGCGGATGGCGGCGCCTGTGAGACGACGCGGCCCGTCGCCCGGCTGGTGTTCCTGGGCTGCGCCGCGTTCGTCGGCCTGCTGTTGCTGTTCCCCTTGCTGGCTCCCATTTTCTATTGA